From Synoicihabitans lomoniglobus, the proteins below share one genomic window:
- a CDS encoding crossover junction endodeoxyribonuclease RuvC, with the protein MARASVRDMWKAKLAGETVPPSGAMASRRSSAAMNLALPTMQRVPFDGQILGVDPSLRGTGLALIEFKPSRQPVLLRCETVKVHAKKPLAEALATIHHALTAYTRDFDITHVAFEQTIYVQNFQTAQILGAARGAAIAAVAVHKLPVFEYAPLRVKQAVVGAGRASKEQMARTVMAMLGHGRQLASDEADAAGVALCHAFTWRA; encoded by the coding sequence ATGGCGCGTGCTTCAGTGCGAGATATGTGGAAGGCAAAGTTGGCCGGTGAAACCGTGCCACCGAGTGGGGCAATGGCGTCGCGCCGCTCAAGCGCGGCGATGAACCTGGCGCTCCCGACCATGCAACGCGTGCCGTTTGACGGACAGATCCTGGGCGTGGATCCGTCGCTGCGGGGGACGGGATTGGCGTTGATCGAGTTCAAGCCGTCACGCCAACCGGTCCTGCTCCGTTGTGAAACGGTGAAGGTGCACGCCAAAAAACCGTTGGCAGAAGCCCTGGCCACGATTCATCACGCGCTCACCGCTTACACGCGGGATTTCGACATCACCCATGTCGCTTTCGAGCAGACGATCTATGTGCAAAATTTTCAGACCGCGCAGATCCTGGGCGCGGCGCGAGGCGCGGCCATTGCCGCCGTCGCGGTGCACAAATTGCCCGTTTTTGAATACGCGCCCCTGCGGGTGAAGCAGGCCGTGGTGGGGGCGGGGCGGGCGAGCAAAGAGCAGATGGCGCGCACGGTCATGGCGATGCTGGGTCACGGGCGGCAATTGGCCTCCGATGAAGCCGATGCGGCGGGCGTGGCACTCTGCCACGCTTTCACGTGGCGGGCCTGA
- a CDS encoding amidohydrolase family protein: MQAFRWGSFGARWRRLVLGALFMAGVGSAAAKVTALVGGQLIDGWGGAPVPHSVILIEGERISAVGTVDSLVVPAGAEIIDTRGMSLLPGLWDCHVHTALLGHADYAHWHGTYQPRFASEIMPAAARQLLQAGVTSAMDLGAPLADSIAVRDNIAAGKIPGPTLYVSGPFIQHAAPKGREHYRWGVSGAADARAKVGQLADAGVNVIKLIDQDQMTAAEVEAVIDEAHRRGLPVIAHAHRPEEIRRGLKYGVDRFEHTGLSTAPGYPEDVLTALKERTADMSRGLLFWCPTVEGFLNYEDNITNQLHIEDPAWEVEIPADIAADIRASLARPGWLPYYQITPVRSKTSATKIAQLMEAGVMPLIGTDSGIPMKFHNQSTWRELDAWVNRLGIDPMTAIRAATYWPAVSMKVDADYGTVSPGKYADIIAVKGDVMRYIDLLQRVDIVVKHGRRVK, translated from the coding sequence ATGCAAGCATTCCGTTGGGGATCGTTCGGGGCGCGGTGGAGGCGCTTGGTGCTCGGGGCGTTGTTTATGGCTGGGGTGGGGTCGGCCGCGGCCAAAGTCACCGCGTTGGTGGGGGGGCAATTGATTGATGGCTGGGGCGGGGCACCCGTGCCGCACAGTGTCATTCTGATCGAAGGGGAGCGTATCAGTGCCGTGGGCACGGTCGACTCGTTGGTGGTGCCGGCGGGAGCCGAAATCATCGATACGCGGGGCATGTCGCTGTTGCCGGGCCTCTGGGACTGCCATGTGCACACGGCCTTGCTCGGTCACGCGGATTATGCGCATTGGCACGGCACTTATCAGCCGCGCTTCGCGTCGGAAATCATGCCGGCGGCGGCTCGGCAACTGCTGCAGGCGGGCGTGACGAGTGCGATGGATTTGGGCGCGCCCTTGGCAGACAGCATTGCGGTGCGCGACAACATCGCGGCCGGCAAAATCCCGGGACCGACGCTGTATGTGTCCGGTCCTTTTATTCAACATGCGGCTCCGAAGGGGCGGGAACACTACCGCTGGGGGGTGTCGGGTGCGGCCGATGCCCGGGCCAAGGTGGGGCAACTGGCGGACGCGGGCGTGAATGTTATCAAGCTCATTGATCAGGATCAGATGACGGCGGCGGAAGTCGAAGCCGTCATCGACGAGGCTCATAGGCGAGGCCTGCCCGTGATTGCACATGCCCACCGGCCGGAGGAAATTCGACGCGGGTTGAAATACGGCGTCGATCGCTTCGAGCACACCGGGCTCTCGACCGCGCCGGGGTATCCGGAGGACGTGCTGACCGCTTTGAAAGAGCGCACGGCTGACATGTCCCGAGGGCTGCTTTTCTGGTGCCCGACGGTGGAGGGATTTCTCAACTACGAGGACAACATCACCAACCAACTACACATTGAGGATCCGGCGTGGGAGGTGGAGATTCCGGCCGATATTGCGGCGGACATTCGGGCGTCGCTGGCGCGGCCGGGGTGGTTGCCGTATTATCAGATCACGCCGGTGCGTTCGAAAACGTCGGCGACGAAAATCGCGCAGCTGATGGAGGCAGGGGTGATGCCGTTGATTGGCACGGATTCCGGCATCCCGATGAAGTTTCACAATCAATCGACCTGGCGGGAACTCGACGCGTGGGTCAACCGCCTCGGCATCGATCCCATGACGGCGATCCGGGCGGCGACGTATTGGCCGGCGGTATCGATGAAGGTCGATGCGGACTATGGCACGGTGTCGCCCGGGAAATACGCCGACATCATCGCGGTCAAAGGCGATGTGATGCGCTACATCGATCTCCTGCAACGCGTCGACATCGTGGTGAAGCATGGTCGTCGCGTGAAGTAG
- a CDS encoding sulfite exporter TauE/SafE family protein — MNLDFWQWVLVVAAAMFIGVSKTAIGGLGMVSVTIFANIIPAREASGFVLPLLICGDLVAVKSYRAHTQWRHLLRLFPWAAGGVVLGWIAMGRIDDRQASLLIGLIVIVMIGIHLWRRRKSGQEEKLGYAFAATIGVLAGFTTLIANAAGPLMAIYLLAMRLPKMEFMGTGAVFFFLINLFKVPFMMNLGLINGGSFTGNLVLAPAVFIGALIGRKLLTKIDQRLFENLALGMSAIAGLKLLF; from the coding sequence ATGAACCTTGATTTTTGGCAATGGGTGCTGGTTGTGGCGGCGGCGATGTTCATCGGCGTTTCCAAGACCGCGATCGGTGGTCTGGGCATGGTATCGGTGACGATTTTTGCCAACATTATCCCGGCGCGGGAAGCCAGTGGGTTCGTGCTGCCGTTGCTGATCTGCGGCGATCTGGTGGCGGTGAAATCCTATCGGGCCCACACGCAGTGGCGGCACCTCTTGCGGCTGTTTCCGTGGGCTGCCGGTGGCGTGGTGCTGGGCTGGATTGCGATGGGTCGCATTGATGACCGACAGGCGAGTTTGTTGATCGGACTTATCGTGATAGTGATGATCGGCATTCACCTGTGGCGGCGGCGTAAATCCGGTCAGGAAGAAAAACTTGGTTACGCCTTTGCGGCGACGATCGGCGTGTTGGCGGGGTTTACCACGCTCATCGCGAACGCGGCCGGGCCCTTGATGGCAATCTATCTGTTGGCGATGCGTCTGCCCAAGATGGAGTTCATGGGCACGGGCGCGGTGTTCTTTTTTCTGATCAATCTCTTCAAAGTGCCGTTCATGATGAATCTGGGACTGATCAACGGCGGGAGTTTCACGGGTAATCTGGTCTTGGCTCCGGCGGTGTTTATCGGCGCGTTGATTGGCCGCAAATTGCTGACAAAGATCGATCAGCGGTTGTTCGAGAACCTGGCGTTGGGGATGAGTGCGATCGCCGGGTTGAAGTTGTTGTTTTAG
- a CDS encoding FG-GAP-like repeat-containing protein, which translates to MLVPARSPNLVHTVPPTPRFPAFVRLIWLSIAVANLAVHAADNVTYHPLSPRSQPGGETLFTTLSPDATGVHTTNDYTDPRMWGDRYHEFEIGAIGTGVTIGDYDGDGRPDIFVVSKTESSRLFRNLGNFKFEDVTNAAGVAGTGADAIVWKQGASFADINNDGWLDLYVCRLGAPNLLYVNQGNGTFREAAAAHGLAIVDGSSMAAFADYDRDGWLDLYLHTNLLDNQTHPAGQPDYLLHNNGDGSFTDVSVAAGISRADTQANSATWWDFDEDGWPDLYVANDFAVPDFFYRNNGDGTFTNIIDTAVPHLPYSSMGGDIGDIDGDGRLDFIVADMAASTHSKDQRTMAETRSRTDDPPAGDRAPPNYLHNAVYLNTGTPRFFEAAFLTGLAATDWTWAVRFEDLDNDGRVDVFVTNGMHREIHNTDLLQRMMTSERANERVRIAKSSPVLEEANLAYRNRGDLRFERTEQPWGLDQRGVSFGAAFGDLDGDGDLDLVYTNYLAGASVLRNDSTTGHRLLLNLRGRDSNHFGVGARVRLTTASGVQVRELVLARGSMSASEPVVHFGLGTDERIEKLEVFWPSGRHQILHDVAVDQRLTITEPTGSATVDPTAPPSPQFVEVGAAHNLRWTAREPIVDEIAQQRLLPTRFNRLGPGLAVADLTGDGRDDVFIGGTSLDPARILIGAADQPFIALEGLDTGKGFGVNDGPLLVFDANGDGRNDLLVTKGGSSQPAGAPEYQPVLLHNVGSGLKPAPADTLPSLPISVGAVAAADFDRNGLLDLFVGARVLPGYYPATPRSALLQNHHGRFIDVTDQVAPALREVGLVTSALWSDVDADGWSDLLVTVEWGHVKYFHNDAGQGFTDRTAPSGFAAAGTGWWNSISTADFNGDGRLDYLVGNAGLNTRYHASPDEPAVLYFGAFGGDGPELVIEGYYENGKLYPRRSRRELGAAIPEIRRKYRRNDYYANATLDVIVGAEALQDAEKFVATELRSGVLLSNAAGTYTFHPLPRLAQIAPVFGQAVADFNGDGHTDVAVVTNSFAPDPIMSRFDGGLGWILSGDGAGNFSPADPATSGFVVPRDAKALAPIDFNADGWPDLIATRNNDASLAFRNQGVEGGNVLRVRLAGGPGNPDGVGAVIQLTLADGSIQMAEVSAGSGYRSQSTGGVYFGYPSDNPARSIEVRWPDGTSSTHQPTAGQASMTLPFPSRP; encoded by the coding sequence GTGGGGCGATCGCTACCACGAATTCGAAATTGGAGCCATTGGCACGGGGGTGACCATTGGCGACTACGATGGCGATGGTCGGCCCGATATTTTTGTCGTAAGTAAAACCGAAAGCAGTCGCCTGTTTCGCAATTTGGGTAACTTCAAATTTGAGGATGTAACCAATGCCGCGGGCGTGGCCGGCACCGGCGCCGACGCGATCGTCTGGAAGCAGGGTGCCAGCTTCGCCGACATCAACAACGACGGCTGGCTCGACTTGTATGTCTGCCGGTTGGGCGCGCCCAATCTTCTCTACGTCAACCAAGGCAACGGCACCTTTCGCGAGGCCGCCGCCGCCCACGGTTTGGCCATCGTCGACGGCTCCTCCATGGCGGCGTTTGCCGACTACGATCGCGACGGCTGGTTGGACCTGTATCTGCATACCAATCTGCTCGACAATCAGACGCATCCCGCCGGTCAACCCGACTACCTGCTGCATAACAACGGCGACGGGTCCTTCACGGATGTATCCGTCGCCGCCGGTATCAGCCGAGCCGATACTCAAGCCAACTCCGCCACGTGGTGGGATTTCGACGAGGACGGCTGGCCCGACCTCTACGTCGCCAACGACTTTGCGGTGCCCGATTTCTTCTATCGCAACAACGGCGACGGCACCTTCACCAACATCATCGATACCGCCGTGCCGCACCTGCCCTACTCTTCCATGGGCGGTGACATCGGCGACATCGACGGCGACGGTCGGCTCGATTTCATCGTCGCCGACATGGCCGCGTCGACCCACTCCAAGGATCAACGCACCATGGCGGAGACCCGCAGCCGCACCGATGATCCTCCCGCCGGTGATCGCGCGCCGCCCAACTACCTGCACAATGCCGTCTACCTCAACACCGGCACGCCTCGCTTTTTCGAAGCTGCCTTTCTCACCGGCCTCGCCGCAACGGACTGGACGTGGGCCGTGCGTTTCGAGGACTTGGACAACGACGGCCGCGTCGACGTGTTCGTCACCAACGGCATGCACCGCGAGATTCACAACACGGATCTGCTCCAGCGCATGATGACTTCCGAACGCGCCAACGAACGTGTGCGCATCGCCAAGTCCAGCCCCGTGCTCGAAGAGGCCAACCTTGCCTATCGCAATCGCGGTGACCTGCGATTTGAGCGGACCGAACAACCCTGGGGTCTCGATCAGCGGGGCGTGAGTTTCGGCGCCGCCTTCGGTGATCTCGACGGCGATGGCGATCTGGATCTGGTTTACACCAATTACCTCGCCGGCGCTTCCGTGCTGCGCAACGACAGCACGACCGGGCATCGCTTGCTGCTCAATCTGCGCGGACGGGACTCCAACCATTTCGGCGTCGGGGCGCGCGTGCGACTCACGACGGCTTCCGGCGTGCAGGTGCGTGAACTCGTGCTGGCCCGCGGCTCGATGTCCGCCAGCGAACCGGTCGTGCACTTCGGCCTCGGGACCGATGAACGCATCGAGAAACTGGAAGTGTTCTGGCCCAGCGGACGCCACCAGATTTTGCACGATGTCGCCGTGGACCAACGCCTCACCATTACCGAGCCCACCGGCTCCGCCACCGTCGATCCCACCGCTCCGCCCTCACCGCAATTCGTCGAAGTCGGCGCCGCGCATAATCTGCGGTGGACCGCGCGCGAACCCATCGTCGACGAGATTGCCCAACAACGTTTGTTGCCCACGCGGTTCAATCGACTCGGTCCCGGTCTCGCCGTGGCCGACCTCACCGGCGACGGGCGCGACGACGTTTTCATCGGCGGCACCTCGCTCGATCCCGCACGCATTTTGATCGGCGCGGCCGACCAGCCTTTCATCGCCTTGGAGGGACTCGATACCGGCAAGGGCTTCGGTGTGAACGACGGTCCACTGCTCGTCTTCGATGCCAACGGCGACGGGCGCAACGATTTGCTCGTCACCAAAGGTGGCAGCAGCCAGCCCGCCGGCGCGCCGGAGTATCAGCCCGTGTTGTTGCACAACGTGGGTAGTGGCTTGAAACCGGCTCCGGCGGATACGTTGCCAAGTCTGCCCATCAGTGTGGGCGCCGTGGCGGCGGCCGACTTCGATCGCAATGGCCTGCTCGATCTCTTCGTCGGCGCCCGAGTGCTGCCCGGTTACTATCCGGCCACGCCGCGGAGTGCGTTACTGCAAAATCACCACGGTCGATTCATTGATGTGACCGATCAAGTTGCGCCGGCGCTGCGCGAAGTGGGACTCGTCACGTCTGCCTTGTGGAGCGACGTCGACGCCGACGGCTGGAGCGACTTGCTCGTCACCGTGGAATGGGGGCACGTGAAGTATTTCCACAACGATGCCGGGCAAGGCTTCACCGACCGGACTGCTCCATCCGGTTTCGCGGCGGCCGGCACGGGCTGGTGGAATTCCATCTCCACCGCCGACTTCAATGGCGACGGCCGCCTCGACTATCTGGTGGGTAATGCCGGACTGAATACGCGCTACCACGCCAGTCCCGACGAGCCGGCCGTGCTCTATTTCGGCGCGTTCGGCGGCGACGGCCCGGAGCTGGTGATCGAGGGTTACTACGAGAACGGAAAGCTATACCCCCGCCGGAGTCGGCGGGAACTCGGTGCCGCCATCCCGGAGATACGCCGCAAGTATCGCCGCAATGACTACTACGCCAACGCGACGCTCGATGTCATTGTGGGGGCCGAGGCGTTGCAGGACGCCGAAAAATTCGTCGCCACCGAGCTCCGCAGCGGCGTGTTGCTCAGCAATGCGGCGGGCACCTACACCTTTCACCCGTTGCCACGATTGGCCCAGATCGCCCCGGTGTTTGGTCAGGCCGTGGCGGACTTTAACGGCGACGGCCACACCGATGTTGCGGTCGTCACCAACAGCTTTGCGCCCGACCCGATCATGAGTCGCTTTGACGGCGGACTCGGCTGGATTTTGTCCGGCGATGGTGCGGGTAATTTCAGTCCGGCCGATCCGGCGACGAGCGGGTTCGTGGTGCCGCGCGACGCCAAGGCCCTGGCCCCGATCGATTTTAACGCCGACGGTTGGCCCGACCTGATTGCCACGCGCAACAACGATGCCTCGCTGGCATTCCGGAATCAGGGCGTGGAAGGTGGGAATGTCTTGCGCGTTCGGCTCGCCGGGGGTCCGGGCAATCCCGATGGCGTCGGGGCGGTGATACAACTCACTCTCGCCGACGGTTCGATTCAAATGGCGGAGGTTTCCGCCGGGTCGGGCTACCGCAGTCAATCGACCGGCGGCGTTTACTTTGGGTATCCGTCCGACAATCCTGCGCGATCAATCGAGGTGCGCTGGCCGGACGGAACATCGAGCACGCATCAACCCACCGCAGGGCAAGCGAGCATGACTCTGCCGTTTCCGAGTCGGCCGTGA
- a CDS encoding TonB-dependent receptor plug domain-containing protein: MEDSTTTDLDEETIVLSPFIIESANESDGYRANSTLAGTRVRTDLQDVASSISVITKEFLQDIGATDTQSLLQYTTNTEVGGLRGNFSGAGGGLQYNEDSNLLRPHQNTRVRGLDSADNTRDYFLTEIPWDSYNVDRVDMQRGPNSILFGVGSPAGIINTSVNTATYINKASIGNEIDSYGSLRFSGDFNYVLIPDQLAVRVSALSDETKYMQEQAFNKDERLFGAVRWEPELFGDDARTLIRANYETGRIRANRPRTLPPVDAITPWFLTGTDAYGNPGLNQFIYDQRQVNPGAAPFSDAQGDYPAAWTNNGAIGRQFWLDVVGYYGNTGDSSPTALRQPGGSVRNGIGTDGAIDGSIAGLPNARAVGIASYSSYALVSGMPGGSYYADRSLTDPTIFNFYDDLIDGDNKYEHSDWTAANFSFSQTFFNDRVGFEYSQDYQRYSDEQRVFIGNSDTYKIAIDMIAVFYDGTQNPNVGRPYVANSDEQANHYFESNRDSSRLTAYGELRASDFFDDESRLAKILGNHTITGLAGRDQQTTRRTDWATSAADPSYTQFTGENNSLTSHFRSYNYIAYLGPSLQGRSSASGANLSPVNYEVKAPTSGLVTVFDNNWARSTTPGDPNYVDPAAPYFYQQQNRNLIGGDNTLVESTQSENPANYGGWTTMNVPFLSADRGDKDALTYNAQRAEYILHSQAFTWQGHMFDDILVPTFGWRKDRIANTAGAAVPDALGIVNTDFDLNPETLHTDGETSSYGAVLKVPAKWTEGIGAKFAFHYFKGENFRAGAPRGDIFGNAIPNPLGKTKEYGFSVSSANDKLSLKVTKYETEVANATLSGSNPLGQNSYFLWAVPAWGTAFTANAAFGVAGQNDNNAWAWDYVAADDADGPEFRLPNGDINPAWSQHPSAQLLINGIEAWRGIPLDQNFFNAYGNEVALINVAGIQSGNWGVADPIWDQKFDNQPVSGGVLATFGTAPVFSVDTLSKGYEFELLAQPTRNWNVAVNASKTFATINTLSPTIAGFIDDFTQFLAGPAGDIRLWGGGEANAFRVQWQNNILNPYSTFKSQEGQNSPEIAPWRFNTVTNYKFDEGFLKGAWIGGSYRWEQGRILGYQYDAASGTLNIDAPFKGGSTGHLDVWVGYSRPLSEKVDWRIQLNMRNVGESKGLEPVSINPDGTTGFSRITEGMSWNLSNTFEF, translated from the coding sequence GTGGAGGACTCCACCACCACCGACTTGGATGAGGAGACGATCGTGCTCTCCCCATTCATCATCGAATCAGCCAACGAGTCCGATGGCTACCGCGCGAACTCCACCTTGGCCGGGACGCGTGTGCGCACTGATTTGCAGGACGTGGCGTCCTCCATCTCGGTTATCACGAAGGAGTTCCTCCAAGATATCGGAGCCACCGACACCCAATCCCTGCTGCAATACACCACCAACACGGAAGTGGGTGGCTTACGTGGTAACTTCTCCGGTGCGGGCGGCGGTCTGCAATACAACGAAGACAGCAACCTGCTTCGTCCGCATCAGAACACACGCGTGCGTGGTTTGGATTCGGCCGACAACACGCGTGATTACTTCCTCACCGAGATTCCGTGGGACAGCTACAATGTCGACCGCGTCGACATGCAACGCGGCCCCAATTCGATTCTCTTCGGTGTCGGCAGCCCCGCCGGTATCATCAACACGTCGGTCAACACCGCGACCTACATCAACAAAGCGTCCATCGGGAACGAGATCGATTCCTACGGATCGCTGCGTTTCTCGGGCGACTTCAACTACGTGTTGATCCCCGATCAGTTGGCCGTCCGCGTGTCCGCGCTCAGCGATGAGACCAAATACATGCAGGAACAAGCGTTCAACAAAGACGAACGCCTGTTCGGGGCCGTGCGTTGGGAGCCCGAGCTGTTCGGTGACGACGCGCGCACCCTGATCCGGGCCAACTACGAGACCGGACGGATTCGTGCGAATCGTCCTCGCACGCTTCCCCCGGTTGACGCGATCACACCTTGGTTCCTCACCGGCACGGATGCCTATGGAAACCCGGGACTGAACCAGTTCATCTACGATCAACGTCAGGTGAATCCCGGGGCCGCACCTTTCAGCGATGCCCAGGGTGACTACCCGGCGGCTTGGACCAACAACGGTGCCATCGGTCGTCAGTTCTGGCTCGATGTGGTCGGTTACTACGGCAACACCGGCGATTCCAGCCCCACGGCCCTGCGCCAACCGGGTGGCAGTGTGCGCAACGGTATCGGCACCGACGGAGCGATCGATGGCAGCATTGCCGGTCTCCCCAATGCCCGTGCCGTCGGCATCGCGTCCTACTCCAGCTACGCGCTCGTTTCGGGCATGCCCGGCGGGTCCTACTACGCCGACCGTTCGCTCACCGATCCGACGATCTTCAACTTCTACGACGACCTGATCGACGGCGATAACAAGTATGAGCACTCCGATTGGACTGCAGCCAACTTCTCGTTCTCGCAGACCTTCTTCAATGATCGCGTGGGCTTTGAGTATTCGCAGGACTATCAACGCTATTCCGATGAGCAGCGCGTGTTCATCGGCAACTCCGACACCTACAAGATCGCGATCGACATGATCGCGGTGTTCTACGACGGCACCCAGAACCCGAACGTGGGCCGCCCCTACGTCGCCAACTCCGACGAACAGGCCAACCACTACTTCGAGAGCAATCGCGACTCCAGCCGCCTCACGGCTTACGGCGAGTTGCGCGCGTCGGACTTCTTCGACGACGAGTCCCGTCTCGCGAAGATCCTGGGTAACCACACCATCACCGGTCTGGCCGGTCGCGACCAGCAAACGACCCGCCGCACCGATTGGGCGACGTCCGCCGCCGATCCGTCCTACACACAGTTCACGGGTGAGAACAACAGCCTCACGTCGCACTTCCGTTCCTACAACTACATAGCCTATCTGGGACCGAGCCTCCAGGGCCGCTCCTCCGCTTCGGGCGCGAACCTTTCCCCCGTCAACTACGAGGTGAAGGCTCCCACCAGCGGTTTGGTGACCGTGTTTGACAACAACTGGGCGCGTTCCACGACCCCCGGCGATCCGAACTACGTCGACCCGGCCGCGCCTTACTTCTACCAGCAGCAAAATCGCAATCTCATCGGTGGCGACAATACGCTGGTTGAATCCACGCAGTCCGAAAACCCCGCCAACTACGGTGGTTGGACGACCATGAACGTGCCGTTCCTCAGCGCCGATCGCGGCGACAAGGACGCGCTGACTTACAATGCTCAGCGCGCCGAATACATCCTGCACTCCCAGGCCTTCACCTGGCAGGGTCACATGTTCGACGACATCCTCGTGCCGACCTTTGGCTGGCGCAAGGATCGCATCGCCAACACGGCGGGTGCGGCGGTCCCCGATGCCCTCGGCATCGTGAACACCGACTTCGATCTCAATCCGGAGACCCTCCACACGGACGGTGAGACCAGCAGCTACGGTGCCGTGCTCAAAGTTCCGGCCAAGTGGACCGAAGGCATCGGCGCGAAGTTCGCGTTCCACTACTTCAAGGGGGAGAACTTCCGGGCCGGTGCTCCTCGCGGTGACATCTTCGGCAACGCGATCCCGAACCCCCTGGGCAAGACCAAGGAATACGGATTCTCGGTGTCGAGCGCCAACGACAAGCTCTCGCTGAAGGTGACCAAGTATGAGACCGAAGTGGCCAACGCCACGCTGTCGGGCAGCAACCCGCTCGGCCAAAACTCCTACTTCCTCTGGGCCGTGCCGGCCTGGGGCACCGCGTTCACCGCCAACGCCGCCTTCGGCGTGGCTGGTCAGAACGACAACAACGCCTGGGCGTGGGACTACGTCGCGGCGGATGATGCTGACGGACCGGAATTCCGTCTGCCCAACGGAGACATCAATCCCGCGTGGTCGCAGCACCCCAGCGCGCAATTGCTCATCAACGGCATTGAAGCCTGGCGCGGCATTCCCCTCGATCAGAACTTCTTCAACGCCTACGGCAACGAAGTCGCGCTGATCAATGTCGCCGGTATCCAATCCGGAAACTGGGGCGTGGCCGATCCCATCTGGGACCAGAAGTTCGACAACCAACCCGTCTCCGGCGGCGTGCTCGCCACCTTCGGCACCGCTCCGGTGTTCTCGGTCGACACCCTCTCCAAGGGCTATGAGTTCGAGCTCCTTGCTCAACCCACGCGCAACTGGAATGTCGCGGTCAATGCGTCCAAGACGTTCGCGACGATCAACACGTTGTCGCCGACCATTGCCGGATTCATCGACGACTTCACCCAGTTCCTCGCCGGCCCGGCCGGTGACATCCGCCTCTGGGGTGGTGGTGAAGCCAACGCATTCCGTGTGCAATGGCAGAACAACATCCTGAATCCTTACTCGACCTTCAAGTCGCAGGAAGGGCAGAACTCGCCGGAAATCGCCCCTTGGCGCTTCAACACCGTCACGAATTACAAATTCGATGAGGGCTTTTTGAAGGGAGCCTGGATCGGGGGCAGCTACCGTTGGGAGCAAGGTCGTATCCTGGGTTACCAATACGACGCCGCTTCCGGCACGCTGAACATCGATGCCCCTTTCAAAGGGGGATCCACCGGTCACTTGGATGTTTGGGTCGGCTACTCGAGACCGCTGTCCGAGAAGGTCGATTGGCGCATTCAACTCAACATGCGCAACGTCGGTGAAAGTAAGGGACTGGAGCCGGTCAGCATAAACCCCGACGGCACGACGGGCTTCTCTCGAATAACGGAGGGCATGAGTTGGAATCTCAGCAACACGTTTGAGTTCTAA
- the recF gene encoding DNA replication/repair protein RecF (All proteins in this family for which functions are known are DNA-binding proteins that assist the filamentation of RecA onto DNA for the initiation of recombination or recombinational repair.): MQIRAIALQHFRNIPATRLELSGRLQFFVGPNGQGKTNLLEAAGFVTALRSFRSADAKHLICHGQPEAALAFSMEHEQEGDTELTIKLRAGVKEAWLESTKVTRLADVIGRFPTVVFSSQDQQLVRGSPGGRRRWLDLTLSATDKAYFVALQAYHRALAERNALLKRGGGAAQLAAFEQVMADHGVGLIRARRAALAELAELLTSAYAHIADHAEPAGFAYAPDGDHEDAASLAARFAAMRNRDLAMRSTSSGPHRDDFDFMLHARQAKTFASEGQQRALVLSLRLAQATWFHRRSGVQPTLLADDVLGELDPARRQRFWAALPRDAQVLATGTTAPDAELGDWQVFAVDHGEFVPVEAKAG, translated from the coding sequence ATGCAGATCCGCGCCATCGCGTTGCAGCATTTTCGCAACATCCCCGCCACGCGTTTGGAGCTGAGCGGTCGATTGCAGTTTTTTGTGGGTCCGAACGGGCAGGGGAAAACCAATTTGCTCGAGGCGGCCGGGTTCGTGACGGCGTTGCGATCGTTTCGCTCGGCCGATGCCAAGCACCTCATCTGTCATGGGCAGCCGGAAGCGGCGCTGGCGTTTTCGATGGAGCACGAGCAGGAGGGCGATACCGAACTCACGATTAAACTGCGGGCGGGGGTGAAGGAGGCGTGGTTGGAGTCGACCAAAGTCACGCGCTTGGCCGATGTGATCGGGCGGTTTCCGACCGTGGTGTTTTCTTCCCAGGATCAACAGCTGGTGCGGGGGAGTCCGGGCGGACGTCGGCGGTGGCTGGACCTCACGCTCTCCGCGACGGACAAGGCGTATTTCGTGGCGTTGCAGGCTTACCACCGGGCCTTGGCGGAGCGGAATGCCCTGCTTAAACGCGGCGGGGGCGCGGCGCAATTGGCCGCGTTTGAACAAGTGATGGCCGATCACGGAGTGGGGTTGATTCGTGCGCGCCGTGCGGCATTGGCAGAGCTGGCGGAACTGTTGACGTCGGCCTACGCGCACATCGCTGATCATGCGGAACCGGCCGGGTTCGCGTATGCGCCGGATGGAGACCACGAAGACGCGGCTTCACTGGCCGCGCGATTTGCGGCGATGCGAAATCGTGACCTGGCGATGCGTTCGACGAGCAGCGGACCGCACCGGGATGATTTTGATTTCATGCTGCACGCTCGTCAGGCGAAGACCTTTGCGTCGGAAGGGCAGCAACGGGCGTTGGTGCTGTCGCTACGGCTCGCGCAAGCCACCTGGTTTCATCGTCGGTCAGGGGTGCAGCCCACGTTGTTGGCGGACGACGTGTTGGGTGAATTGGATCCGGCGCGGCGGCAGCGTTTTTGGGCGGCCCTGCCGCGGGACGCCCAGGTGCTGGCGACGGGCACCACGGCACCGGATGCCGAGCTCGGCGACTGGCAGGTCTTTGCGGTGGATCACGGCGAGTTCGTTCCGGTTGAAGCGAAGGCTGGTTAA